The proteins below are encoded in one region of Mangifera indica cultivar Alphonso chromosome 7, CATAS_Mindica_2.1, whole genome shotgun sequence:
- the LOC123221430 gene encoding uncharacterized protein LOC123221430, with protein MGDFNAIRGPNEKLGGVSWGDTYCDDLNKCCGEANLDDLRYMGNQLTWSNCSKGQRRIACKLDRALVNEHWKDVFTESLAMFLNPSISDHSPCIVTCGRCEKRRKVPFKFYNMWANHKSFLSIVKEVWKGDIEGSPMFNLINKLKRLKGELRRLNRDGFWRILEKVVEAKDKLEDVQNRLQSNPHDEDLAKEEKAWLENYSRLSGAEESLAHQKAKEFVSCFKKVLNSTDSCNSNIEEIQCLVTFRMEYQDKENMIKDVEEDEIKTIIFAMDNNKAPGQMDMVHSFLRQLGRLLEVMWLKLLSISSPWVIYLKR; from the exons ATGGGTGACTTCAATGCGATTAGAGGTCCGAATGAGAAACTAGGAGGGGTGTCATGGGGAGATACGTATTGTGATGACTTAAATAAGTGTTGTGGAGAGGCAAATCTAGATGATCTTCGGTATATGGGAAATcagctcacttggagtaattgtagtaAAGGGCAAAGGAGGATAGCATGTAAGTTGGATAGAGCACTTGTGAACGAACATTGGAAAGATGTTTTTACGGAATCTTTAGCCATGTTTCTCAACCCTTCTATTTCAGATCATTCCCCATGTATTGTGACTTGTGGGCGCTGTGAAAAGAGAAGGAAGgtcccttttaaattctacaacatgtgggcaaatCATAAAAGCTTCCTTAGTATTGTGAAGGAGGTTTGGAAAGGGGACATTGAAGGTAGCCCTATGTTTAATCTCATCAACAAACTTAAAAGATTAAAAGGTGAGTTAAGAAGGCTAAATAGGGATGGTTTTTGGAGAATTTTAGAGAAGGTGGTAGAAGCAAAAGATAAGCTAGAGGATGTTCAGAATAGGCTCCAAAGCAACCCTCATGATGAAGACTTAGCAAAGGAAGAAAAGGCTTGGTTGGAGAATTACTCAAGACTTAGTGGAGCTGAAGAATCCTTGGCTCACCAAAAAGCAAAG GAATTTGTAAGCTGCTTCAAGAAGGTCCTCAACTCCACGGATTCATGCAATTCTAATATTGAGGAAATTCAATGCCTGGTAACTTTCCGAATGGAGTATCAAGATAAGGAGAACATGATTAAGGATGTGGAGGAGGATGAAATCAAAACCattatctttgccatggacaacaacaaAGCTCCGGGCCAGATGGATATGGTGCATTCTTttttaaggcagcttgggagattgttagAAGTGATGTGGTTAAAGCTATTAAGCATTTCTTCTCCTTGGGTCATCtacttaaagaggtaa